A single window of Meiothermus sp. DNA harbors:
- the allE gene encoding (S)-ureidoglycine aminohydrolase, whose protein sequence is MSLTGFTRTCVTPDHALLTPDTFVRAPLPGWASTACIVHIAPELGARFKMYTVEMEPGGAGEMSLLDIQRFAYVLQGQVALEVGGTRHLLEADHYVYLPANTPHRFESKTAARMVVFDKPYQALAGVEVPQVVLGHELAVPSSPLMGDEALQVRLLLPDHFAFDMAVNTMTFAPGAHLSLVETHVMEHGLLFLQGGGVYRLSDRWYTVQAGDVIWMASFCPQWFGALGKTPSKYLIYKDVNRHSLELLTS, encoded by the coding sequence ATGAGCCTGACCGGTTTTACCCGTACCTGCGTAACCCCCGACCATGCCCTTCTAACCCCCGATACCTTTGTTCGGGCGCCATTACCGGGCTGGGCGAGCACCGCCTGCATCGTCCATATTGCCCCAGAGCTGGGGGCCCGTTTCAAGATGTACACGGTGGAAATGGAGCCTGGGGGTGCGGGGGAGATGAGCCTGCTGGATATCCAGCGCTTTGCCTATGTGCTACAAGGCCAGGTAGCCCTCGAGGTCGGGGGCACCCGACACTTGTTGGAGGCCGATCACTACGTGTATCTACCGGCCAATACCCCGCACCGCTTCGAGTCGAAAACTGCGGCCCGCATGGTGGTGTTCGACAAACCCTACCAGGCCCTAGCCGGGGTCGAGGTGCCCCAGGTGGTGCTAGGCCATGAACTAGCGGTTCCCAGCAGTCCGCTGATGGGCGATGAAGCCCTGCAGGTACGCTTGCTCCTGCCTGACCATTTTGCCTTCGATATGGCCGTCAATACCATGACCTTTGCACCCGGGGCCCATCTGTCCCTGGTGGAAACCCACGTGATGGAACATGGCCTTTTGTTTTTGCAAGGCGGCGGGGTGTACCGTCTGAGCGACCGGTGGTACACCGTGCAGGCCGGCGATGTAATCTGGATGGCCTCATTCTGTCCGCAGTGGTTTGGCGCCCTGGGCAAAACCCCCAGCAAGTACCTCATCTACAAGGATGTAAACCGCCACTCGCTGGAGTTGTTGACTTCCTAA
- a CDS encoding M20 family metallo-hydrolase, which yields MIVRPLVDQARIVQELEALAAFSDTPKPAITRILYTKPDLEARAYLKGLCVEAGLKLREDGLGNIFARWEGTEPELPAVGTGSHFDAIPYAGMYDGTVGVLGGLEAIRALQRSGFKPRRSIELLIFTAEEPTRFGIGCLGSRALTGVLTPESLRLLKDPEGRTLEEVRWEAGYMGRLEDVQLPEGYYSAFVEMHIEQGPILEQEQVPLGIVTAIAAPASLRVVLEGVGGHAGAVLMPDRRDALCAAAEIILGVEAFAKNSGSINTVATTGFCEVYPNAVNSVPSRVKLEIDIRDVEQARRDQVIRNVIQGVEQVCTRRGIKYSVEIINIDPPAKSGSEALKALVAACGEAGVKFKLMVSRAYHDSLFMARIAPTAMLFIPCREGISHRPDEYASPEDIAKGTYVLALTLAKLSLAEDKEGGREEPTTLDE from the coding sequence ATGATTGTAAGACCACTGGTAGATCAAGCGCGAATTGTCCAGGAACTCGAGGCCTTAGCGGCGTTTTCCGATACGCCCAAGCCGGCCATTACCCGCATCCTGTACACCAAGCCCGACCTCGAGGCCAGGGCCTACCTCAAAGGCCTGTGCGTCGAAGCCGGCTTAAAACTGCGGGAAGATGGCCTGGGCAATATTTTTGCGCGTTGGGAAGGCACCGAGCCGGAGCTGCCCGCGGTAGGCACAGGGTCTCATTTCGACGCTATTCCCTATGCCGGCATGTACGACGGGACGGTAGGGGTCTTGGGAGGCCTGGAGGCCATACGTGCCTTACAGCGAAGTGGTTTCAAGCCCCGCCGTTCAATTGAGCTCCTCATTTTTACCGCCGAGGAGCCTACACGCTTTGGCATCGGCTGTCTGGGCAGCCGGGCCCTGACCGGGGTCTTGACCCCCGAGTCGCTGCGCCTGCTCAAAGACCCAGAAGGGCGCACCCTCGAGGAAGTACGCTGGGAGGCCGGTTATATGGGCCGGCTAGAGGATGTACAACTCCCCGAGGGCTACTACTCGGCTTTTGTCGAGATGCACATCGAGCAAGGGCCCATCCTCGAGCAAGAACAAGTACCTTTGGGCATCGTGACGGCCATTGCAGCCCCCGCATCTTTGCGGGTCGTTCTGGAAGGGGTAGGCGGCCATGCCGGGGCCGTGCTAATGCCCGACCGCCGCGATGCCCTTTGTGCAGCCGCCGAGATTATCCTGGGCGTCGAAGCCTTTGCCAAGAACAGCGGCAGCATCAACACCGTAGCCACCACGGGCTTCTGCGAGGTCTATCCCAACGCCGTAAACAGCGTGCCCAGCCGGGTCAAGCTCGAGATTGACATACGCGATGTGGAACAAGCACGCCGCGACCAGGTGATTCGCAATGTTATCCAGGGGGTCGAACAGGTCTGTACCCGGCGCGGGATCAAGTACAGCGTGGAAATCATCAACATTGACCCCCCAGCCAAATCGGGTTCGGAGGCGCTAAAAGCGCTGGTAGCAGCGTGTGGCGAAGCCGGGGTTAAGTTCAAGCTAATGGTCAGCCGTGCCTACCACGATTCGCTGTTCATGGCCCGCATTGCCCCTACAGCCATGCTCTTCATTCCTTGCCGGGAGGGCATCAGCCACCGCCCCGACGAGTACGCCTCCCCCGAAGACATTGCCAAAGGCACCTATGTGCTGGCCTTAACACTGGCCAAACTCTCACTGGCCGAAGACAAAGAGGGCGGCCGGGAAGAGCCTACCACCCTGGATGAGTGA
- a CDS encoding adenosylcobalamin-dependent ribonucleoside-diphosphate reductase, protein MDGFTPAVFDDHAQAIAKRQYMQPGDGDVYGMFRRVATWVASPEKTEQDKQYWGEQFYRLMASKRFCPGGRVLAGAGTLHGNVLNCFVQGATEHDPSSFDGVLEVATKLALVTKVGGGNGVNLDPYASRKKAGPQGTIRGFAYLAADHADVEDFIKGLMRPPINPDGNKENITVRNWTRVVYGLLKPELAALARRNGVMTVREKPGDALMVPDDMRGILETAKSALSLAIRGQEPHVDFSNLRPEGAPIKGSGGTSSGPLSFLVEIFDNFLEWANLGADKAGPVATLRYVYAPVLRVVRQGGTRRGAGMATIAIDHPDLLDFLTAKDLDREASEGDISTFNISILVTENFWKTLQADGLWAVEPSEVPGKYYPYPVRGAYTGVLPDLPERPQDGARPIPVYEGKVPAKWLWHEIAWHAWATGEPGLIFVDRINDLSALKNLGPRYQIRSTNPCGEIPLTVGEPCDLGALNLAAYVENGRFNFEAFRQDVHTAIRFLDNVLDVNVFALEDNRVASQTLRRLGLGVMGLADMLIKMGLPYSSEAGRRVVAQVMNVMREEAIAESERLGQERGVFPLYQQNRAAFEALGIRPRRNVAVLTVAPTGTTSMLMGVSSGIEPMFSPFMWRRIGGEYKALLHPLFVEMMEQYPAEGPFEKDGAWDWEAIIQAIQAHHGSVKGLEGIPSAIGNVFEGAHDVPPLDHVRMQGVVQTAFDAEGYAANSLSKTINLPNQATVEDVEAAYTEAYMTGCKGITVYRDGSREFQVLSVSKEEKQAEAKEETVAVQPALLEVPPSSATERTARPVFERTGRLVGYTDMVKLTAADGTRRGFLVTVNMQGEHPVEVILTSGKAGDEANADSEALGRIISKALQYGVPVAELVKTLRGINGGLYGSYQGRFVTSKADLIAVALETTGKIQLGEAERKAAQMPLDHMVPQAVQRAAAPLQNIRPTGGKTGLGKCPECGDENLVREEGCVKCYACGYSKCG, encoded by the coding sequence ATGGATGGTTTTACCCCCGCCGTTTTCGACGACCACGCCCAAGCTATTGCCAAACGCCAGTATATGCAGCCGGGTGATGGGGACGTGTATGGGATGTTCCGCCGGGTAGCCACCTGGGTGGCTTCGCCTGAAAAAACCGAACAGGACAAACAATACTGGGGTGAGCAGTTTTATCGGCTGATGGCTTCCAAGCGCTTCTGCCCGGGCGGGCGGGTATTGGCGGGTGCGGGTACTTTGCACGGCAACGTACTCAACTGTTTTGTGCAAGGGGCCACGGAGCACGACCCCAGCAGCTTTGACGGGGTGCTGGAAGTAGCGACCAAGCTGGCCTTGGTAACCAAAGTAGGTGGGGGCAACGGCGTCAACCTCGACCCCTATGCCTCGCGCAAAAAAGCCGGCCCTCAAGGAACCATACGCGGTTTTGCCTATCTTGCGGCCGATCACGCCGACGTCGAGGACTTTATCAAGGGCCTAATGCGTCCTCCAATTAACCCCGATGGAAACAAAGAAAACATCACCGTGCGCAACTGGACGCGGGTGGTGTATGGGCTGTTAAAGCCCGAGCTAGCCGCGTTGGCCCGGCGCAACGGGGTCATGACCGTACGAGAGAAGCCCGGAGATGCACTAATGGTGCCCGATGATATGCGCGGCATCCTCGAGACTGCCAAGTCGGCTTTGAGCCTGGCTATCAGGGGTCAGGAACCCCATGTAGACTTCAGCAACCTGCGTCCTGAAGGTGCGCCCATCAAGGGGAGTGGGGGCACCAGCAGCGGCCCGCTCAGTTTTTTGGTCGAAATTTTCGATAACTTTTTGGAGTGGGCCAACCTAGGCGCCGACAAAGCAGGTCCGGTTGCCACCCTGCGCTACGTGTATGCCCCGGTGTTGCGGGTTGTACGCCAAGGTGGTACCCGGCGGGGTGCCGGAATGGCCACCATTGCCATCGACCATCCCGATCTGCTGGACTTTCTAACTGCCAAAGACCTTGATCGTGAGGCCAGCGAGGGGGATATCTCTACTTTCAATATCTCCATACTGGTCACCGAAAACTTCTGGAAAACCCTACAAGCAGATGGGCTGTGGGCCGTTGAACCCTCGGAGGTGCCGGGTAAATACTACCCTTACCCGGTGCGGGGGGCTTACACAGGTGTGCTGCCCGACCTGCCGGAGCGCCCTCAGGACGGTGCCCGGCCCATCCCGGTGTACGAGGGCAAAGTGCCGGCGAAGTGGCTCTGGCACGAAATCGCCTGGCACGCCTGGGCTACCGGTGAGCCCGGTCTGATCTTTGTAGATCGCATCAACGATCTATCGGCCCTCAAGAACCTGGGGCCCCGTTATCAGATTCGCTCTACCAACCCCTGTGGCGAGATTCCCCTAACGGTGGGCGAGCCTTGCGACCTGGGGGCTCTTAATCTGGCCGCTTACGTTGAAAATGGAAGGTTCAATTTTGAAGCCTTTCGTCAAGATGTTCATACTGCTATTCGCTTTCTGGACAACGTACTAGATGTGAATGTGTTTGCGCTGGAAGACAACCGCGTGGCCAGCCAGACCTTACGCCGCTTGGGCCTGGGGGTGATGGGCTTAGCCGACATGCTGATCAAGATGGGGTTGCCATACTCCTCAGAAGCGGGCCGCCGGGTGGTAGCCCAGGTAATGAACGTCATGCGTGAAGAGGCGATTGCCGAGTCGGAGCGGCTGGGCCAGGAACGAGGGGTGTTTCCACTTTACCAGCAGAACCGTGCTGCTTTCGAGGCGTTGGGCATTCGCCCACGGCGCAACGTGGCGGTTTTGACGGTAGCTCCTACCGGCACTACCAGCATGTTGATGGGCGTTTCCAGCGGTATCGAACCCATGTTCTCGCCCTTCATGTGGCGGCGTATTGGCGGGGAGTATAAGGCTTTGTTGCATCCCTTGTTTGTGGAGATGATGGAGCAGTACCCAGCCGAGGGGCCCTTTGAGAAAGATGGGGCGTGGGATTGGGAGGCCATTATTCAGGCCATCCAGGCCCATCATGGTAGCGTCAAGGGCCTCGAGGGGATTCCCAGCGCTATCGGCAATGTGTTTGAAGGGGCCCACGACGTGCCCCCGCTGGATCACGTGCGCATGCAAGGGGTTGTGCAGACCGCTTTCGACGCCGAGGGTTACGCCGCTAACTCGCTTTCCAAGACCATCAACCTGCCCAACCAGGCCACCGTGGAGGATGTGGAAGCAGCCTATACCGAGGCCTACATGACCGGCTGTAAAGGCATTACGGTCTACCGCGATGGTAGCCGTGAATTCCAGGTGCTCTCGGTCAGCAAGGAAGAGAAGCAAGCCGAAGCCAAGGAAGAAACCGTGGCCGTGCAGCCGGCTTTGCTGGAAGTTCCGCCAAGCTCTGCTACCGAGCGCACAGCCCGTCCGGTCTTCGAGCGCACAGGCCGGCTGGTAGGCTACACCGACATGGTCAAGCTTACCGCTGCCGACGGAACCCGTCGGGGCTTTCTGGTTACGGTCAACATGCAGGGCGAGCACCCGGTGGAGGTGATTCTGACCTCGGGTAAGGCAGGCGATGAGGCCAATGCCGACAGTGAGGCCCTGGGCCGTATTATTTCGAAAGCCCTGCAATATGGGGTGCCGGTAGCCGAACTGGTCAAGACCCTGCGCGGCATCAACGGGGGTTTGTATGGCAGCTATCAGGGTCGCTTTGTTACCAGCAAGGCCGACCTGATCGCGGTAGCCCTAGAAACCACCGGCAAAATCCAGCTTGGCGAAGCCGAGCGCAAAGCCGCCCAGATGCCCCTAGACCACATGGTGCCCCAGGCCGTGCAGCGGGCGGCCGCACCCTTGCAGAACATCCGCCCCACCGGCGGTAAGACCGGACTGGGCAAGTGTCCCGAGTGCGGGGATGAAAACCTGGTGCGCGAAGAGGGGTGTGTAAAATGTTATGCCTGTGGGTACAGTAAGTGTGGCTAG
- a CDS encoding YpdA family putative bacillithiol disulfide reductase, producing the protein MWDLVIVGAGPVGLAAAIEAKRANLKAVVLEKGTIVNTLYRWPKETVFFSEAKNIEIGGHPFPSLYPKPTRREALQYYRRVAENEELDIRIYTEVIGIHPDRGHFRVDYRDRDGEGTLQSRFVLVATGYYDNPNRLGVPGEELPHVRYGLDETLPYWKQHVVVIGGSNSAVEAALELYRAGAKVRVVHHAAEIRPRVKYWLKPDFENRVKEGAIGLLLNTRVLEITPREVVVLEKGEGAGAVRRLQADFVLVHIGYKAVDELLRRVGVEFQGDAPLLSETYETSIRGLFVAGSAGFGSDTRTVFIENGREHALKAVGEMADRIKAASLTSTPLSQV; encoded by the coding sequence ATGTGGGATCTGGTTATTGTCGGTGCGGGGCCGGTGGGGCTGGCCGCGGCCATTGAGGCCAAACGCGCCAACCTGAAGGCGGTGGTGCTGGAAAAAGGAACCATCGTTAACACCCTGTATCGCTGGCCCAAAGAAACCGTGTTCTTTAGTGAAGCCAAGAACATCGAAATTGGCGGGCATCCGTTTCCCTCGCTTTATCCCAAGCCTACGCGACGAGAGGCCCTGCAATACTATCGCCGGGTCGCCGAAAACGAAGAACTGGATATCCGCATCTACACCGAGGTTATCGGTATCCATCCCGACCGGGGCCATTTCAGGGTGGACTACCGCGACCGAGACGGGGAGGGCACGTTACAGAGCCGTTTTGTCCTGGTGGCTACCGGCTACTACGACAACCCCAACCGCCTGGGCGTGCCAGGCGAAGAATTGCCCCATGTGCGCTATGGTCTGGACGAAACCCTACCCTACTGGAAGCAGCATGTGGTGGTGATAGGGGGTTCCAACAGCGCGGTGGAAGCGGCCCTCGAGCTCTATCGCGCCGGCGCCAAGGTTAGGGTGGTTCACCACGCGGCCGAGATCCGCCCACGGGTCAAGTACTGGCTCAAGCCCGATTTTGAGAACCGGGTCAAGGAAGGGGCCATCGGGCTCCTGCTAAACACCCGGGTTCTGGAGATCACCCCACGCGAGGTGGTTGTTTTGGAAAAAGGTGAGGGGGCTGGGGCTGTTCGCCGGCTCCAAGCCGATTTTGTGTTGGTACACATTGGCTACAAAGCGGTGGATGAGTTGTTGCGCAGGGTGGGTGTGGAATTCCAGGGCGATGCGCCGCTGCTTTCCGAAACCTACGAGACCAGCATCAGGGGGCTTTTTGTGGCAGGCAGTGCGGGCTTTGGCTCCGATACCCGTACGGTGTTCATCGAAAATGGACGGGAACACGCCCTGAAAGCTGTGGGGGAAATGGCCGACCGTATCAAGGCCGCAAGTCTGACCTCGACGCCGCTCAGCCAGGTTTGA
- a CDS encoding allantoinase, protein MLDLVVRGGKLVTPAGVQQADLGVLDGQISQIAEEITESARQEVLATGRYVFPGLVDVHVHFNEPGQAHWEGIETGSAAFAAGGGTVFFDMPLNSLPCTLDAPSFDQKLSALRALSCTDFALWGGLTPKNLEHLSELAERGVIGFKAFMCNSGLPEFPACDDATLYEGMRLAAEWGLPVAVHAESEILTAHLTRKMRAKGVSWREYVASRPVFTELEAIQRALLLAQETGCKLHIVHISSGAGVALAAEARARGVDVSLETCPHYLAFTEDDLEWLGATGKCAPPLRSASEQDRLWAEVWAGSVDIIGSDHSPAPPEMKQNPDFFALWGGIAGVQSTLAVMLSQGWQRRGLALEHIAALLALNPAKRFGLKRKGQLAVGFEADFALVNLSQSHTLAPQDLHYRHRLSPYLGQTFLGVVESTWLRGEPIFKEGKIVRPSEVRLQTRNL, encoded by the coding sequence ATGCTCGACCTGGTTGTTCGCGGAGGAAAGCTGGTGACCCCAGCCGGTGTGCAGCAGGCCGACCTGGGGGTTCTGGATGGGCAAATTAGCCAAATAGCCGAGGAAATTACCGAGTCGGCCCGGCAAGAGGTGTTGGCAACGGGTCGGTATGTTTTCCCGGGTCTGGTGGATGTACATGTGCACTTCAACGAGCCGGGGCAGGCCCACTGGGAAGGCATCGAGACGGGTAGCGCGGCCTTTGCGGCCGGAGGTGGAACGGTGTTTTTTGATATGCCCCTCAACTCGCTACCCTGTACCCTGGATGCGCCATCCTTCGACCAGAAACTTTCGGCTCTGCGGGCCTTGTCTTGCACCGACTTTGCTTTGTGGGGCGGGCTTACCCCAAAGAACCTCGAGCACCTGTCCGAACTGGCCGAACGCGGGGTAATCGGCTTTAAGGCCTTCATGTGCAACTCGGGCCTCCCCGAATTCCCAGCCTGCGACGATGCCACCCTTTATGAAGGAATGCGGCTGGCAGCGGAGTGGGGCTTGCCGGTAGCGGTGCACGCCGAGTCGGAGATACTCACAGCCCACCTGACCCGGAAAATGCGGGCCAAGGGAGTGTCCTGGCGGGAGTATGTAGCCTCGAGGCCGGTTTTTACCGAGCTCGAGGCCATCCAACGGGCCCTTTTGCTGGCCCAAGAAACCGGCTGTAAGCTACACATTGTGCATATCAGTTCGGGTGCAGGGGTAGCACTCGCCGCCGAGGCCCGGGCTCGAGGGGTGGATGTGAGCCTCGAGACCTGTCCCCACTACCTGGCCTTTACCGAAGACGACCTGGAGTGGCTGGGAGCAACCGGAAAATGCGCCCCACCCTTGCGCAGCGCGTCCGAACAAGACCGGCTTTGGGCCGAGGTGTGGGCGGGCTCGGTGGATATAATAGGATCCGACCACTCCCCTGCCCCCCCTGAGATGAAGCAGAACCCGGATTTCTTCGCGTTGTGGGGCGGGATCGCAGGGGTGCAGTCTACGCTGGCGGTCATGCTCAGCCAGGGCTGGCAGCGGCGCGGGCTCGCGCTCGAGCACATCGCCGCACTGTTGGCCTTGAACCCGGCCAAGCGCTTTGGCCTGAAACGAAAAGGGCAGCTTGCCGTGGGCTTTGAAGCCGATTTCGCCCTGGTCAACCTCTCCCAAAGCCACACCCTTGCCCCCCAAGACCTGCACTACCGCCACCGCCTCTCGCCCTACCTAGGCCAGACCTTCCTGGGCGTGGTAGAGAGCACCTGGCTCAGGGGGGAACCGATCTTCAAAGAGGGTAAAATAGTCAGGCCTAGCGAGGTTCGCCTACAAACGAGGAATCTATGA